The nucleotide sequence TGGGAAAAGAATTCAGTTTTTGTTGTTTTATGTTTTTTCATTTGGTTAAAGGTTTAAATGTCTGTTCTATAGCTTGCTTTTGGACCATCATATTTTCTGATTGTTTTATGTTTTTTTAGATATAGTTTTCTCTACTAAATGACCCCTTGTGCTAGTTAGTCGAATAGTCTTATCTTGAAAGATGTTTTATTGCGGGGAGGTCGACACAGCTGCGGGCCGGCGTAGGCCTTGTGGGAAGAAGCTTTAGCTGTGTCTTGATTTTTCTTTGCTTCGTTTCTTTTCATCTAAGGAAAAGAAATGAAGAGTTAAGCTTAGAAACAGTTTTAATTGATCAAAAACACTTTCAATTGTTAGTTTTTTTAGGTTTTATCAAAATATAGACCTAGCACAACAGGTACTAAATAGTCTGTTACTATTCTGTTAAAGAATGGCCAAAATCCATTTCTCCGGCGTAGATCAGGTAGCAAGCCTCTAGCATTTTCTTTAGGGATAGGTACAGTAAGATCTGGTCGGGATAGTATTCGGATTCCCTTTCATAGTGTCCCGAAAAAGCATTGTCCTGCATTTCCTTTAAGAGCAGTTCATAATCCAATCCCTTGATCTTGATTAGGCTAAGCCTTAGGCTTATATGGGGCTTTCTGAGCTCTTTGTTCGACAAGTGTTTCGGAAGATATTCCCAAGGAGCACAATGCCCGGAAGACCTTCTTCCTGAAAGGATCCTGGAAAGGCGCCGCTTTTCATACTTGATGATCTTTTTCAGTATCCTGGGCCGGTAAGGATAATCTGAAAATGGTAAGGGGCCATTTTGAAAAAGCGTGTCCAGTTCATGGATCAGTTCAAGAAAGTATTCCCTCATAGAAAAAGCATATAGGGGATGCTTTTCTATTTCAGGATGAACTTCATACATTCCCGAATAATAAAGTCGGTCGATGCCTAGCAGATAATAATGGACGGAGGCCCTGTCAAAAAGCGCTAGGATCACTTTATGGAGATGTCCTTTTGCGGTAGCGGTTGATTGAAAATTATTCATAATGTATCATCTTAAAATATGTGCCAAGTCAAGATCAGTCATCCAGTAATACAGGTCCGTTCACTTCCTTGGTGTCCAGTTCTACCGTGTAGATCAAAAAGCAGATGTCCAATAGCTTATGAAGGCAACGGTATCCTTCCAAGTCATCCTCCTCCATATCGTAGATCCTTTCCGCACCACAAAGTGCATTGATCTGCCATCTGTAAAGCATGCGCTCCCAATCGGTCTGGCATTTCCAATTTAGAATTTCCCATAAGACCACATAAGGCTGATGCAATTCCCGATACGTCAAATATCCAGGCGTATGGCAATAGTGGGAAGGATAATCATCAGGCTGCCAAAACTTCCTAATGCCCTCCACCATGCGAATGATGGCTTTTTCTTGATAGGTTCTGATGCGGTGCGGATAGCACTCTTGCGCCTTCAGGCTAAATAGATGTCCCAGTAATTGGTTCCAATAGCCATAGGCATGTGTGATGGCGTAGGGATAGGACCGGACCGCTTCAGGCTTATAGCCAAAAGCAGCATGAAACCAATCATCCAAATGGATGCGATACCCCTGTAAGCCCATATAATCACAAAAATCCGCAATGACGCTATAGGGGTAGCGCCCCTTTTCTCCGAATGTCAACATGATGTCAAAAGCAATAAATAAACAAACAACTTTTCGAATAGGATCAGCCCTACTTCGAAAATTCAAAACTGTTTCAATCCCTGTACGGTGTAGTGTGTACAGGACCATAAGCGCTCAAAAATGTAGATAGTTATTGTCCAATTGATTATATTTCAAGAACAATCATCTAAATTTATAGTATTTTATCTAATAAGTCAACTTTTTTAAACAATAAATCTATATAATGTCGGTAATAATAGATAGAATAGGTGAATTCGCTAAATATACGAATAGAAGTATCCGGAAGGTAGAGCTGGAGATCGGAGCGGCCAATGGTACTTTGTCCAAGGCCATAGGAAAGGACAAGGATGTACATACCAAGTGGATCGCCTTATTTATGGAGCATTTTCCGGAAGTCAATCCTGCTTGGCTGCTGACGGGGGATGGAAACATGCTGCTACCCACTCAAAAACCAGGAGAAAGTGAGCAGCGGCCTTCCCACCAATTTGACGAACCCATGGTGGAATACCAGTCCAAAATCATCGAACAGCACAAGGAGGTGGTCGCCTCCTTAAAGCAGGTCATCGCCGCACTGGAAGGGCAACTGAAGGAAAAGGAAATCATCGTCCAGCTAAAGGACCAGATCATTGCAAATTTGGAGGAGCAGGTAAAGGTCTTGTCTAAAGGGTAGGAGTAGATATTTTTGGGAGTTGATGCTGAAGTAATCTTGTTTTTACTTATCTACTTTTTTCCTTTGCTAACCCGCGTTTACAATGCGGTTATAGGATAAATTATAGCGTTGATAAACGCAGGGATTTAGGAGTCCTCGTTGAAAATTAGGACTAGGACTGGGTGTAATTGCAAATTACCCCCAGTCACCATAGACGGTTTATTTATACAGCTAGGAGGGGTGAAGGTGATGATAAGGGGAGAGATTGTTTAAATTTTTGCAAGGTAATATTGATCGGTAAATTTGATTATACTTTGCCGTTGTTTTGGCGTGAGCCTAAGCTGTTTACAAGCGAGAATCAAAATCACCTGATTCATGTTGTATAAAGAAGGAAGTTATTGTATAATTGAATTTATATTTTTGTGATATGGCAACAGAGATAAATGTAAATGCTAACATGCTAACTTGGGCAATAGACCGAGCGGGGTATGATATGCATGAATTTGTCGAAAAGATGCCGAAGGTCACCGCTTGGATCAGAGGGGAGAAAAAACCAACCTTGAAGCAACTGGAGGCCTTCTCTAAAAAAGTTTACTTGCCATTTGGGTACCTATTCTTGACAGAGCCCCCAAAGGAAAAACTGCCTATTCCTTTTTTTCGAACTAATGGTGAACAAATTGAAAAAGTAAGTGTCAATGTTTATGATACCATTTTATTGCTTCAACAACGTCAAAATTGGCTTAGGGAATACTTGAAGGAGAACGGTTTCGAACGCTTGGGCTTTGTAGGCAGCTTCAAAGGCAGCCAAGATGTTTCTGGAATTGTTGATAATATAAGAACTACACTTGGACTGGCAGAGGACTGGGCTCAACATTTTAAAACCTGGCAAGAAGCCCTCAATCATTTAGTAGAGGTTATTGAGGATAAGGGGATTATCACTGTTTTTAATGGTGTAGTTGAAAATAATACGTCCCGCACTATTGAGGTGGAGAATTGTCGTGGTTTTGTTTTAGTGGATGATTTAGCTCCATTTATGTTCGTTAATAATACAGATGGGAAAGCCGCTCAATTATTCACGATAGTACATGAATTGGCCCATATCTGGACAGGGCATAGTGCTGGGTTTGATTTTCGCAAGCTTCAGCCTGCAGATGATCCTATTGAAGTACTCTGTGACAAAGTAGCTGCTGAATTTCTGGTGCCTAGAAGTGCATTCAACAAGCAATGGGCAGATTATCCAAGTATCAAAGAATGCTCCCGTTTCTTTAAAGTGAGTGAAATTGTTATTGCTCGGAGGGCATTGGATACTGGGAAAATATCCAAAAGCCAATTTTTTGCTTTTTATGAAGAATATAAGAATAGAGAGTTTGTCAAAAAGCAACATAAAGGGGGAGGTGGTGACTTTTATGCCACAGCAAGGAAAAGACTTAGTTTGACATTTGCATCTCATGTTAATAATGCCGTGAAAACAGGTCAATTACTTTATAGGGATGCCTACAAACTAACCAGCATGAAAGGGGATACTTTCAATAAATTTTTTGAGAAAACGATCTAAGGCCAATGAAAAAATATGTGGTTGATAGCAATTTTTTTATACAAGCCCATAGAGCCACTTATCCACTTGATGTAGCTAAGAGTTTTTGGATTAAAATCAATGAACTAGCGCAGTCGGGAATGATTATAAGTATTGATAAAGTTAAAAAGGAGCTCTATGATAAGAATGATGATCTTGAAGGATGGTGTGTGAATAATTTGCCGAGTGGATTCTTTCATGATTCATCAGCTGCTTTGCAGCAGTATGCTTAAGTATCCGCTTGGGCAAACTCAAAAAGTGACCATTACCTGCCCAATGCCATCAATGAATTTTTAGATGCTGATGAGGCGGATGCATTTTTAGTCGCCTATGTACTGAATGATGTCCAGAATAGGATTTTGGTGACCCATGAAGTTAGTAATCCCAACCAAAAGAATAAAATAAAAATGCCTGAGCCATGTAATCATTTCGGAGTACGCTATATAAATACGATTGGAATGTTTAGAGAGTTAGGAGTAACATTCTAATTGTGCTGAAGTAGATCCTTTTTTAGCTGCATTGGGAATTTAGTGTATGATGTCTTTGCACTATCCCATCTGGGTGTAGAAAGAGCGTTGGCCTAGGTGTAATTTGCAATTACACCTTTCTATCACTAAGAATTTGTAATTCAATTTTCATGGATTATCCCCAGCTATGGTAGAAACCTATCAGATAAGAGATCAGGAAATGCCCTGTTTTTTAACCTTCCGAGTGGTAGGTTGGGTAGATGTTTTTTCAAGAAAAGTCTATAGGGACTTCGTCTTGGAAAACCTGGCCTATTACAGAAAAGAAAAAAGACTTTACCTTTTTGGATATGTCACATGACAAATCATATTCATTTGGTGGTTCAGCAAAAGGACAGGAAATTGTCCGCATGGGTACGTGATTTCAAAAAGTTTACAAGTAAGAAACTACTTGCCATGATTCTGGAGAATCAACAAGAAAGTAGGAAAGAGTGGTTGAGGATGATCTTTACTTACCATGCCCAATTCAACAAAAGGTCTGGAGGGATGCAGTTCTGGCCTCATGAGAACCATGCTATAGAACTTTACTGACATGAAATGACCGAAAACAAAGTCAAATACATCCATGAAAACCCGGTAAGAGCAGGATTAGTGGAGAAACCTGAAGATTATTTGTGCTCAAGCGCCAGAAACTACTCAGGACTCAAAGGGGTAATTGAGGTAGATTATTGGTAAATTTTGGTTTTTTTGCAATTGTAAATTGGCTAGGATATTAGGGTGTAATTGCAAATTACCCCCAGTCACCATAGACGGTTTATTTATACAGCTAGGCGGAGCACCCCAGAACTGAAAAGGAATATTAAAACAAGTATTTTTAGACTAAATTCATAAGCATGAAAATCTCTAAAAACATCCTCTCGGACATCCAATCTATTATCTCCACAGCTCGGCAGAATGCTGTGCGCTCGGTGAATTTTGAGCGGGTGGTGATGTACTGGAAAATTGGGGAACGGATTTTTGAAGAGGAGCAACACGGTGAGCAACGAGCAGAATACGGTGCCTATTTAATAAAAAACCTGGCGGAAGCATTGGAGCCGGAATATGGTACCGGGTTTTCTGCCCGGCAATTGGAACGCTTCCGGCAGTTTTACCGAACTTTCCCAACTACGTCCGCACTGCGGACGGAATTTACTTGGACGCATTACAAACTGATGCTTTCCCTTGATAATGAGGATAAAAGACAGTTTGCAAACGAGGACTAGAGAGGGATTTAGTTTCAGTAAGAGCGAATGGCCAAATTGAGTCGATGAGCAATACGTTCTTTGAAATCTTGAGGAAATATTACTTCAACTTGTTCTCCGAACGATAGAACCAATCGTTCTAATTCAAAATTTGGAATGACTTTGATTCTGACTTCAAGACCTGTAGGATCATTTTTATGCTTTTGACTTGGGTGAATTGGTTTGGTTACGACATAAGGCGCAACTTCGGGTGTAAATTTTAATACAATTTCCTGTAATTTGACACCTTCCGGACTGGTAACTCCGACTAAATCATAAAAATACTCTTCCCAATCTGTTTTGGATGGTTTATACTTTAAACTCGTTTCTGATAAAGATTCAATTCTATCCAATGCGAGATTCCAATTGGGTACCAGATTATCAGAATTAAGTCCAAATGCAAACCACCGATTGTTGTACTGTTTCAAAAAGTAGGGGTGAAAAGTTATTTCATAAGGTTCTGAGCTTTTAAAGTCCTTGTATGTGACTTTCAAAACCCGTTCATTAATTATACTGTTAAATAAAGGTGTTAAGAAATGAAGTCCTTTCAAATCTATATTGCTTTCAAAGCTTATGACCTCATTTTTACGCTCAATCAAGCCAAACTTTGATTCTAGCATGGGGATCATTTCATTGACCCATTCAAATTGGGGGGTGCCGGAAAAACGGGAAAGTATTTGAAGTGCTGATTTTATCTGTTCTGCTTCCGAATCATTCAAAGGTTGGTTATTTATGGAGAAAGATAAATCGTTATACCGGTAATAGACTTTCCGACCATCACGAATTCTTTTTAATGAAATAGACCAGCCTTGCTCGCTCTCCATAAAACGAATATCATCAAAAAGCTGCCTTCTTTGTATTCCTTCAACCTTTGGATCAAATTCTGCCAATGCACTGTTGCATTCATCCAATAAGTCTTCCCAAAAATACATTCGGCCTGGATTGCGAAAGCATTTGTCCAAAGTTTGGTAGCGAATTAGTGCATTTTTATTAGTGGCCATTTACTGTGCAGATTGATTGCACAGCAAGTAAGTTATTTTGTGTCAAAGTTAAAAATGACAGCTATGGAGATCACTAGAGGAAAATTAGGCAAAAGAATGGTTGAAGAGAAGGAGACTCAAACATGTTCCAGATGTGGAGGCACCGGAAAACTGCCACAATTTGCTCATATCAAAAACGGAATATGCTTCAAATGCCAGGGACAACGGAAATTTGAGAAAAAGACATTGATTTTATAACCAGTGCACTTTGACTGCACTCTTTAATTATTAATTTGCAGCATTGGTTCTTTGAAACACCTGCCTAAAGGTATTGATTCGTGGGTGCTGTCCCGGTTTCCCGGGAAAAGATCGGCACCTCTTTCCCTTCATATGGGCCGGCCAGCCCGGAGGGATTGAATGTTATTTTGGTAAACTCCAATCGACTTCCCTTGTGTTGTTCTTCCTTTGGATATCGATTATTGTTTATGATGATATATGGATTGATGAAATATACACACATTCATTACAAATAGAATATCCGGCAGGTGTTTTCAAAGTACTCTTCAATATAAATCATGAAAATTGACCAAACACACATCAACCAAATACAAAAGCAATTTAATGAGCTGGAAAGCAAAGAGGACCTGGTGAAGCTATTAAGCGATGCAAGGAATATGCTATA is from Echinicola marina and encodes:
- a CDS encoding ImmA/IrrE family metallo-endopeptidase yields the protein MATEINVNANMLTWAIDRAGYDMHEFVEKMPKVTAWIRGEKKPTLKQLEAFSKKVYLPFGYLFLTEPPKEKLPIPFFRTNGEQIEKVSVNVYDTILLLQQRQNWLREYLKENGFERLGFVGSFKGSQDVSGIVDNIRTTLGLAEDWAQHFKTWQEALNHLVEVIEDKGIITVFNGVVENNTSRTIEVENCRGFVLVDDLAPFMFVNNTDGKAAQLFTIVHELAHIWTGHSAGFDFRKLQPADDPIEVLCDKVAAEFLVPRSAFNKQWADYPSIKECSRFFKVSEIVIARRALDTGKISKSQFFAFYEEYKNREFVKKQHKGGGGDFYATARKRLSLTFASHVNNAVKTGQLLYRDAYKLTSMKGDTFNKFFEKTI
- a CDS encoding DUF1016 N-terminal domain-containing protein; amino-acid sequence: MKISKNILSDIQSIISTARQNAVRSVNFERVVMYWKIGERIFEEEQHGEQRAEYGAYLIKNLAEALEPEYGTGFSARQLERFRQFYRTFPTTSALRTEFTWTHYKLMLSLDNEDKRQFANED
- a CDS encoding helix-turn-helix transcriptional regulator, whose translation is MATNKNALIRYQTLDKCFRNPGRMYFWEDLLDECNSALAEFDPKVEGIQRRQLFDDIRFMESEQGWSISLKRIRDGRKVYYRYNDLSFSINNQPLNDSEAEQIKSALQILSRFSGTPQFEWVNEMIPMLESKFGLIERKNEVISFESNIDLKGLHFLTPLFNSIINERVLKVTYKDFKSSEPYEITFHPYFLKQYNNRWFAFGLNSDNLVPNWNLALDRIESLSETSLKYKPSKTDWEEYFYDLVGVTSPEGVKLQEIVLKFTPEVAPYVVTKPIHPSQKHKNDPTGLEVRIKVIPNFELERLVLSFGEQVEVIFPQDFKERIAHRLNLAIRSY